From a single Helicoverpa armigera isolate CAAS_96S chromosome 7, ASM3070526v1, whole genome shotgun sequence genomic region:
- the LOC110376076 gene encoding uncharacterized protein LOC110376076 isoform X1, with product MNLMFRKNFSGEKTLSSSGGGGKARGALGAGRNAKRRDRERYSCMEEHHYKTHIFFSAAPRASAQYNDLTERCGPVLGGGTGPEPEPPQPLVTREPSVSLLRWDRGPATTTTVPTTTDRRRTEPVSLATLQKDCFVIPAHALDRFLPDGVPLPVPPPTPEKGMTTKTAQNSLSILEIADPKLCILAHLMSPLEPIEPILESPLAKPLIRQKAAAGELLNEVAQANTAVGGMLLANMEKNAEFPFISYYVINTTQTDPLLFYNNMRCSSLNKFDPKTIRYSAAHTLDLYSEVAMICRPPFNDLAGGPKKSHTPTTGFIISVYKVFEGDDGERFERNWLYWTGARMLYRHLPHTVGMRKIALHKSVAAHGDKMYLLVCECANLMDDLSGAAMLVTALRARLCGYTGLYRPIQTF from the exons ATGAATTTGATGTTTCGGAAGAACTTCAGCGGGGAGAAGACCCTCTCGTCTAGCGGGGGTGGGGGGAAGGCGCGGGGCGCGCTGGGTGCAGGGAGGAACGCGAAGCGCCGCGACCGCGAGCGATACTCCTGCATGGAGGAACACCACTACAAGACCCACATATTCTTCTCCGCGGCTCCGCGCGCCAGTGCTCAATACAACGACCTCACAG AACGATGCGGGCCTGTACTGGGCGGTGGCACGGGCCCCGAGCCGGAGCCGCCGCAGCCCCTGGTCACCCGGGAGCCCTCAGTCTCCCTGCTGCGCTGGGACAGGGGCCCGGCGACCACTACCACGGTGCCGACGACCACGGACCGCCGGAGAACGGAACCCGTGTCGCTTGCAACGCTACAGAAAGACTGCTTTGTTATTCCGGCGCACGCACTTGATCGGTTCTTGCCTGATGGAGTGCCG CTACCAGTTCCGCCTCCAACGCCAGAAAAAGGAATGACAACAAAGACTGCACAAAACTCCCTTAGCATCCTCGAAATAGCTGATCCCAAGCTTTGTATATTGGCCCATCTGATGAGTCCACTGGAACCCATCGAGCCAATATTGGAATCCCCGCTTGCCAAACCTTTGATCAGACAGAAAGCAGCGGCTGGAGAACTGCTGAACGAGGTGGCGCAAGCCAACACAGCAGTTGGAGGGATGTTGTTAGCGAATATGGAGAAAAACGCGGAATTCCCTTTCATATCTTACTATGTGATAAATACTACGCAAACGGACCCTTTGCTTTTCTACAATAACATGAGATGTTCGTCACTGAATAAGTTTGACCCGAAAACCATAAGGTACTCGGCAGCGCATACGTTAGACTTGTATAGTGAAGTGGCGATGATCTGCAGGCCGCCGTTCAACGACTTAGCTGGTGGACCCAAGAAGTCACACACGCCTACCACTGGATTCATCATTAGTGTTTATAAG GTCTTCGAAGGCGACGATGGCGAGCGCTTCGAGAGGAACTGGCTGTACTGGACCGGGGCCCGAATGCTGTACCGTCATCTACCCCACACGGTGGGCATGAGGAAGATAGCTCTCCACAAGTCTGTAGCTGCCCACGGAGACAAGATGTACCTCTTAGTATGCGAGTGTGCCAACCTAATGGACGATCTATCAGGAGCTGCGATGTTGGTGACGGCGTTGAGGGCGCGCCTTTGTGGATACACGGGGCTTTACAGGCCTATACAGACGTTCTAG
- the LOC110376076 gene encoding uncharacterized protein LOC110376076 isoform X3, translated as MSKRKERCGPVLGGGTGPEPEPPQPLVTREPSVSLLRWDRGPATTTTVPTTTDRRRTEPVSLATLQKDCFVIPAHALDRFLPDGVPLPVPPPTPEKGMTTKTAQNSLSILEIADPKLCILAHLMSPLEPIEPILESPLAKPLIRQKAAAGELLNEVAQANTAVGGMLLANMEKNAEFPFISYYVINTTQTDPLLFYNNMRCSSLNKFDPKTIRYSAAHTLDLYSEVAMICRPPFNDLAGGPKKSHTPTTGFIISVYKVFEGDDGERFERNWLYWTGARMLYRHLPHTVGMRKIALHKSVAAHGDKMYLLVCECANLMDDLSGAAMLVTALRARLCGYTGLYRPIQTF; from the exons ATGTCCAAACGTAAAG AACGATGCGGGCCTGTACTGGGCGGTGGCACGGGCCCCGAGCCGGAGCCGCCGCAGCCCCTGGTCACCCGGGAGCCCTCAGTCTCCCTGCTGCGCTGGGACAGGGGCCCGGCGACCACTACCACGGTGCCGACGACCACGGACCGCCGGAGAACGGAACCCGTGTCGCTTGCAACGCTACAGAAAGACTGCTTTGTTATTCCGGCGCACGCACTTGATCGGTTCTTGCCTGATGGAGTGCCG CTACCAGTTCCGCCTCCAACGCCAGAAAAAGGAATGACAACAAAGACTGCACAAAACTCCCTTAGCATCCTCGAAATAGCTGATCCCAAGCTTTGTATATTGGCCCATCTGATGAGTCCACTGGAACCCATCGAGCCAATATTGGAATCCCCGCTTGCCAAACCTTTGATCAGACAGAAAGCAGCGGCTGGAGAACTGCTGAACGAGGTGGCGCAAGCCAACACAGCAGTTGGAGGGATGTTGTTAGCGAATATGGAGAAAAACGCGGAATTCCCTTTCATATCTTACTATGTGATAAATACTACGCAAACGGACCCTTTGCTTTTCTACAATAACATGAGATGTTCGTCACTGAATAAGTTTGACCCGAAAACCATAAGGTACTCGGCAGCGCATACGTTAGACTTGTATAGTGAAGTGGCGATGATCTGCAGGCCGCCGTTCAACGACTTAGCTGGTGGACCCAAGAAGTCACACACGCCTACCACTGGATTCATCATTAGTGTTTATAAG GTCTTCGAAGGCGACGATGGCGAGCGCTTCGAGAGGAACTGGCTGTACTGGACCGGGGCCCGAATGCTGTACCGTCATCTACCCCACACGGTGGGCATGAGGAAGATAGCTCTCCACAAGTCTGTAGCTGCCCACGGAGACAAGATGTACCTCTTAGTATGCGAGTGTGCCAACCTAATGGACGATCTATCAGGAGCTGCGATGTTGGTGACGGCGTTGAGGGCGCGCCTTTGTGGATACACGGGGCTTTACAGGCCTATACAGACGTTCTAG